One region of Fibrobacter sp. UWH6 genomic DNA includes:
- a CDS encoding DUF58 domain-containing protein produces MHAFYLWQEYFTPAGKAAAALMPLSMAVGMVPGFWAAWVFCGLDFLLFLGMILSLFCSSKLNYVSMENVVVTPAYEGEVATIWADVGVGGEDAINAIGRKRSSNLLLRLFGRGGGSADRLDSVQLASYRMDPSLTWLESEMVQINAADGFKKLECKIQTKNRGAFPLNKIAANVPEIMGLLQWPFEYRGSAELLVYPNPIKVGEFPFLTSGASGMVFAPLLMPSLNRGMNFVGVREYREGDALRDLHHKAFARYGKPFTKEFETERGAGAILVLDTAAPSFGERQHLEFAIRLTAGIGLWLLERNILGRFFIDDEEIPLAGSGAAQGERRKNLMDALARIPAANLISARKPGPWSPAARPMDPVLRVGLYAKEEPLVHKHIVVGRDPSSDKCLFVEPASIKSGVSL; encoded by the coding sequence ATGCACGCGTTCTACCTGTGGCAGGAATATTTTACTCCGGCGGGGAAGGCGGCTGCCGCATTGATGCCCTTGTCTATGGCGGTGGGCATGGTCCCTGGATTCTGGGCGGCCTGGGTGTTTTGCGGTCTGGATTTCTTGCTGTTCCTGGGAATGATTCTTTCCCTGTTCTGTTCCAGCAAGCTGAATTACGTTTCTATGGAAAATGTGGTGGTGACTCCCGCTTACGAGGGGGAGGTGGCTACCATCTGGGCCGATGTGGGCGTTGGGGGCGAAGATGCCATAAATGCCATCGGTCGTAAGCGTTCTTCTAATCTGCTGTTGCGATTGTTTGGTCGCGGAGGCGGATCTGCTGATCGTCTGGATTCGGTGCAGTTGGCATCTTACCGTATGGACCCGAGCTTGACTTGGCTTGAATCCGAGATGGTTCAGATTAATGCCGCTGACGGTTTTAAGAAACTGGAATGCAAAATTCAGACGAAGAACCGCGGCGCTTTTCCGCTGAATAAGATTGCGGCCAACGTTCCCGAAATCATGGGACTTTTGCAGTGGCCTTTTGAATATCGCGGTTCTGCGGAATTGCTGGTTTATCCGAATCCTATAAAGGTGGGTGAATTCCCGTTCTTAACCTCGGGGGCTAGCGGCATGGTGTTTGCCCCGCTGTTGATGCCTAGCCTAAATCGCGGAATGAATTTTGTGGGCGTCCGCGAGTACCGGGAAGGAGATGCTCTTCGAGACTTGCACCACAAGGCTTTTGCCCGCTACGGCAAGCCCTTTACCAAGGAATTTGAAACGGAACGCGGGGCCGGTGCCATTCTGGTTCTGGATACGGCAGCTCCCTCCTTTGGAGAACGTCAGCATCTGGAATTTGCCATCCGCTTGACGGCGGGAATTGGCCTGTGGCTTCTGGAACGGAACATCCTTGGGCGATTCTTTATTGACGATGAAGAAATTCCGCTGGCTGGTAGTGGTGCCGCCCAAGGGGAACGTCGCAAGAACTTGATGGACGCGCTGGCCCGAATTCCTGCGGCGAACTTGATTTCGGCGAGAAAGCCAGGACCTTGGTCTCCTGCGGCACGGCCCATGGATCCGGTGCTTCGGGTAGGACTGTACGCCAAGGAAGAACCTCTGGTCCACAAGCATATTGTGGTGGGCCGTGATCCATCTTCGGATAAGTGCCTGTTCGTGGAGCCCGCTTCCATAAAGTCGGGGGTGTCGCTGTGA
- a CDS encoding transglutaminase domain-containing protein, with amino-acid sequence MKKEIVDIRYVAKCLFLMTASFNLGHTFEATWLGLLFAIYFAVTGFLNATSRKEFSKRPKYNKIPAYGAIVPLALYWVVTPGVENGVNPMMIFLPGLYLLFLAALQERSRGNGGFEAFVAFDGVAALLFGMFMVPKGWAVAGIVGLLLCLFAYSRRGTAWYKYLLFVLLVVALGGIAFGGWRYWRAHRYEKGARWAEDYYQRERVMGFDQVAALGSFGSNYNGKYNSQVVLRVWDSLPSNYLKAASYEKYVAGIWKLPTEQVKTLTPAYYQVDYAVMEVMDSVTSMGETPAGSANHGVRQVWVQSSVKNFGFVFAPYGAVGYAAKDVDSLQYFAGGMVRGLDQNGKRSDWYYFVCDAQENGDAQGVGGSQRNCVIPDSLLAYSEGDLHVGARYEALMDSVVAEMGLVRSDSISGENSDAENLQRVLAYFKNHFTYSLQIPGLERWRSGGNVTRDPLSVFWHAKQGFCEYYATLAALALRRVGIPARYATGFAHPEVVEGRPYAVFRRKHAHSWVEVFVDGHWAIFDPTPPMFSPLGTEPSWFSVKWEGIRGRAARIMHFLKEGEWRRSVDSWQNYTQSFIDSGIPYLLLVLLSAFLVAIKTRGALRARQKRIVSTSAKAILWAKKLDAAEKELARAGFHREPGETVGDFLRRVEGHEPADAVEILREYERNRWCS; translated from the coding sequence GTGAAAAAAGAAATAGTAGACATCCGTTATGTAGCCAAATGCCTGTTCTTGATGACAGCCTCCTTTAACTTGGGGCATACTTTCGAGGCGACTTGGCTGGGCCTGCTTTTTGCGATTTACTTTGCCGTGACGGGATTCTTGAACGCCACCAGCCGCAAGGAATTTTCCAAGCGCCCCAAGTACAACAAGATTCCTGCCTATGGGGCCATTGTGCCGCTGGCCTTGTATTGGGTGGTGACTCCCGGTGTGGAGAACGGTGTGAACCCCATGATGATTTTCTTGCCGGGATTGTATTTGCTGTTCTTGGCGGCGTTGCAGGAACGCAGTCGCGGTAATGGCGGCTTTGAAGCTTTCGTGGCTTTTGACGGTGTGGCGGCCTTGCTGTTTGGCATGTTCATGGTGCCTAAGGGTTGGGCTGTTGCTGGTATTGTAGGGTTGCTGCTTTGCCTGTTTGCCTACAGCCGACGGGGAACGGCCTGGTACAAGTATCTTTTGTTTGTGCTGCTGGTGGTTGCCTTGGGCGGAATCGCTTTTGGCGGGTGGCGTTATTGGCGGGCGCATCGCTACGAAAAAGGGGCGCGGTGGGCCGAGGATTATTACCAGCGTGAACGGGTCATGGGCTTTGACCAGGTGGCGGCACTGGGAAGTTTTGGCAGCAATTACAACGGCAAGTATAATAGTCAGGTGGTGCTCCGCGTGTGGGATTCGTTGCCTTCCAATTATCTGAAGGCGGCCAGTTACGAAAAGTACGTGGCGGGAATCTGGAAACTTCCTACGGAACAAGTAAAGACTTTGACGCCGGCCTATTACCAGGTGGACTACGCGGTGATGGAAGTGATGGATTCTGTTACTTCGATGGGGGAGACTCCGGCAGGTTCCGCTAACCATGGAGTACGACAGGTTTGGGTACAGTCCTCCGTAAAGAATTTTGGTTTTGTATTTGCTCCCTATGGTGCGGTGGGCTATGCCGCAAAGGACGTGGATTCATTACAGTATTTTGCCGGGGGCATGGTCCGCGGGCTAGATCAGAACGGCAAACGTTCGGACTGGTACTACTTCGTTTGCGATGCTCAGGAGAATGGCGATGCTCAAGGCGTTGGTGGCTCCCAGAGAAATTGCGTCATCCCGGATTCCCTGCTGGCGTACAGCGAAGGGGACCTGCATGTTGGTGCCCGCTATGAAGCGCTTATGGATTCCGTAGTGGCCGAGATGGGACTGGTCCGTAGCGACAGCATTTCCGGTGAAAATTCCGATGCAGAAAATCTTCAGCGTGTTCTGGCTTATTTCAAGAATCATTTTACTTATTCTTTGCAGATTCCGGGACTGGAACGTTGGCGCAGTGGCGGGAATGTGACCCGGGATCCTCTGTCTGTTTTCTGGCATGCCAAGCAGGGCTTCTGTGAATACTACGCTACCTTGGCGGCTCTCGCTTTGCGCCGCGTTGGAATTCCTGCCCGCTATGCTACCGGCTTTGCTCACCCCGAAGTGGTGGAGGGCCGCCCCTATGCGGTGTTCCGTCGTAAGCATGCCCATTCCTGGGTCGAAGTTTTTGTGGATGGTCATTGGGCTATTTTTGACCCCACGCCTCCTATGTTTTCTCCCTTGGGCACCGAGCCTAGCTGGTTCAGCGTAAAGTGGGAAGGAATCCGCGGTCGCGCCGCCCGCATCATGCATTTCTTAAAGGAAGGTGAATGGAGACGTTCCGTAGACAGCTGGCAGAACTACACCCAGAGCTTTATAGATAGCGGAATCCCTTACCTGCTTCTCGTTTTGTTGTCTGCGTTCCTTGTTGCGATCAAAACCCGTGGAGCCCTTAGGGCTCGTCAAAAGCGAATCGTGTCTACGTCGGCCAAGGCGATTCTCTGGGCAAAAAAGTTGGATGCAGCCGAAAAGGAACTGGCTCGTGCAGGCTTCCACCGAGAACCTGGTGAAACGGTGGGCGACTTTTTGAGGCGTGTAGAAGGGCACGAACCTGCCGATGCTGTGGAAATATTGCGGGAATACGAAAGGAATCGCTGGTGTTCGTAG